A single window of Castor canadensis chromosome 3, mCasCan1.hap1v2, whole genome shotgun sequence DNA harbors:
- the LOC141421252 gene encoding LOW QUALITY PROTEIN: NUT family member 2G-like (The sequence of the model RefSeq protein was modified relative to this genomic sequence to represent the inferred CDS: substituted 1 base at 1 genomic stop codon) translates to MASEREPPPPIPKARACAVRTSWVHAPFQRAPQDSLVCRTMEAARQSWLVCKPMVMPSSAASSVLAPVMIPSPSFHMTTGTDLNSPQFATGPAHLPMWQQTLTPIVTPVLHQWRPLVMMPASHQPPLLAANGVCGLSGAVHSTALCQLRQHSTHTILTVSLRPLSTGDPPGLHLGGTQQPGSLVLVSPSMNQVAVTPTTNESQAAEGNLFLGHPPPPLVHQAPIMWPVNAGPQSHRSCMEGGLATSKDKATPEEDISSHDSVYNNFRRWQKFKTLVXRNLPHIHEVEALSCFLIPVLRSLARWMPTMSMEEGLWRGLKEWESISNFDQMDYEEMAGKFMEFEAAEEMENPKLQLMMGLHSQPPPGSLSLDPQRPPAPEVSKQPESDSNSEEEGMEQKQEDKGTFADPDLLSYIDELCSNKDFVMNVEEISHPKFLEAFLSPDPELNLMALTEFLEQEEGLTPVQHISGGDSDADPIGPQDIVLSGSHGSPSLEDTMSSAPPQFHGNHSQILGQRSTVHFGQPSADGGPQGSSEEEEYLPSLAYLLNSQHPLLPRGLALSPDPDGNLLRRGLSLDSPPAAKSRKQDFLGFSLGMDKTPHGQRVSKGQDLALGVIPSSQPKRRRCDVFGTNNSKKRD, encoded by the exons ATGGCGTCAGAGCGAGAGCCGCCCCCGCCCATCCCTAAGGCACGCGCATGTGCAGTTAGGACTAGTTGGGTCCACGCGCCCTTTCAAA GAGCTCCTCAAGACAGTTTGGTTTGTCGTACTATGGAGGCTGCCAGACAGTCTTGGCTAGTGTGCAAACCTATGGTGATGCCTTCAAGTGCAG caTCTTCAGTGCTGGCACCGGTCATGATCCCCAGCCCTAGCTTCCACATGACTACAGGCACAGACCTGAACTCTCCCCAATTTGCCACTGGCCCAGCACACCTGCCAATGTGGCAGCAAACCCTGACACCCATCGTGACTCCAGTACTCCATCAGTGGAGACCTCTGGTGATGATGCCTGCTTCCCACCAGCCACCTTTGCTGGCAGCCAATGGGGTTTGTGGCCTCTCAGGGGCTGTGCATTCCACTGCATTGTGCCAGTTGAGACAGCACAGCACCCACACAATACTAACAGTGTCTCTCAGGCCCCTGTCAACTGGAGACCCCCCAGGGCTGCACTTAGGGGGCACACAGCAACCTGGTTCCCTTGTGTTGGTATCACCCAGCATGAACCAAGTTGCTGTTACCCCAACAACAAATGAGAGCCAGGCTGCTGAGGGGAACTTGTTCCTGGGTCATCCGCCACCACCACTTGTCCACCAGGCCCCCATCATGTGGCCTGTGAATGCAGGACCACAATCACACAGGTCATGCATGGAGGGAGGCCTGGCAACATCCAAGGACAAGGCCACACCTGAGGAGGACATCTCATCACACGACAGTGTTTACAACAACTTCAGGCGCTGGCAGAAGTTCAAGACCCTAGTCTGAAGGAACCTTCCCCACATTCATGAAGTGGAAGCGCTTTCCTGCTTTCTGAT CCCAGTGCTTAGGTCCCTGGCCCGGTGGATGCCCACCATGTCAATGGAGGAGGGACTATGGAGAGGCTTGAAGGAGTGGGAATCCATAAGCAATTTCGACCAGATGGACTATGAAGAGATGGCAGGAAA GTTTATGGAGTTTGAGGCTGCCGAGGAAATGGAGAATCCCAAACTACAACTGATGATGGGCTTGCACTCCCAGCCTCCTCCAGGATCACTGAGCCTGGATCCTCAGAGACCTCCAGCACCTGAGGTTTCAAAGCAGCCAG AGTCTGACAGTAACTCggaagaggaaggaatggagcagaagcaggaagacaaGGGGACATTTGCAGATCCAGATCTCCTGAGCTACATTGATGAACTGTGTTCCAACAAGGACTTTGTCATGAAT GTGGAGGAAATCTCTCACCCCAAATTCCTAGAAGCCTTTCTTTCCCCAGACCCTGAACTAAATCTCATGGCCCTAACTGAGTTTCTGGAGCAGGAAGAAGGACTAACTCCTGTGCAG CACATTTCAGGTGGAGACTCAGATGCAGACCCAATAGGTCCTCAGGACATTGTCTTATCAGGGAGTCATGGATCTCCCTCACTAGAAGACACCATGTCCAGCGCTCCTCCCCAGTTCCATGGAAACCACTCTCAGATCCTTGGGCAGAGAAGTACAGTGCATTTTGGACAACCTTCTGCTGATGGTGGGCCTCAAGGGAGCAGTGAGGAAGAGGAATACCTCCCAAGCCTGGCATACCTGCTTAACTCACAACATCCTCTGCTGCCCAGGGGTTTAGCACTGAGCCCGGATCCTGACGGGAACCTGCTCCGCAGAGGTCTCAGCTTGGATTCACCTCCAGCTGCCAAATCAAGAAAGCAAGATTTCCTAGGATTCTCACTGGGTATGGACAAGACACCCCATGGACAAAGGGTATCCAAGGGTCAGGACTTGGCTCTTGGGGTGATTCCCTCATCACAACCTAAGAGGAGGAGGTGTGATGTATTTGGCACCAACAATAGTAAAAAGAGGGATTGA